One genomic window of Caenorhabditis elegans chromosome I includes the following:
- the F27D4.4 gene encoding Zinc finger CCCH domain-containing protein 15 homolog (Confirmed by transcript evidence) has protein sequence MPPKQQGPSKKSEQKRKEKVIEDKTFGLKNKKGNKNQKFVAQVENQVRNNNTRMDLVRQQEAAKKKEKDELLDIANLLKPVEQKVAKDVDPKSLLCVFFKQGLCGKGAKCKFSHDLAVAQKTAKKNLYADSREVEKDEETNENWDSDKLNEVVNKKNKNKHMIDIVCKYFLEAVENNKYGWFWECPNGGEKCQYRHCLPEGYVLKKERKAMEQQKEDEISIEELVEKERAALSSKNLTKLTLQTFIAWKKKKLRERKEKEEADLKEKKEKIKSGKHNGMSGRDLFLYDANLVNNDDDEAGDIEMEKEEVDENEKVFEIDANFFKFDGMDDELTDQMSKSSTAVESTAKGMAKMDINEDLFDIDEDVENLDSDED, from the exons ATGCCGCCGAAGCAACAAGGGCCTAGTAAAAAGTCCGAGCAAAAGCGCAAGGAGAAAGTTATCGAGGACAAGACGTTCGgattgaaaaacaagaaaggAAATAAAAACCAGAAGTTTGTGGCACAAGTTGAAAATCAAGTCCGTAACAACAATACTCGTATGGATCTTGTCCGACAACAAGAAgcagctaaaaaaaaagaaaaagacgaGCTTCTCGATATTGCCAATCTTTTGAAACCTGTGGAACAAAAAGTCGCAAAAG atgtcgATCCAAAATCTCTTCTCTGTGTATTCTTCAAACAAGGTCTTTGCGGAAAAGGAGCAAAGTGCAAATTCAGTCACGATTTGGCAGTTGCTCAGAAGACAGCGAAGAAGAACCTGTATGCAGACAGCAGAGAAGTCGAAAAAGACG AAGAAACAAACGAGAACTGGGACTCGGACAAATTGAATGAAGTGgtcaataagaaaaataaaaataaacatatgATTGATATT gtTTGCAAGTACTTCTTGGAAGCTGTAGAGAACAACAAGTACGGTTGGTTTTGGGAATGTCCGAATGGAGGAGAAAAATGTCAATATCGGCATTGTCTACCAGAAggatatgttttgaaaaaggaaCGGAAAGCAATGGAGCAACAAAAAGAAGATGAAATTAGTATTGAGGAACTTGTTGAGAAAGAG AGAGCCGCTTTGAGTTCGAAAAATCTCACAAAATTAACACTCCAAACCTTCATTGcctggaagaagaagaagttaaGAGAGcgaaaagagaaagaagaagccgatttgaaagaaaagaaagagaagatcaaatctggaaaacat aatGGAATGTCTGGACGTGATCTTTTCTTATATGACGCCAATCTGGTCAACAACGACGACGACGAGGCCGGAGATATTGAGATGGAGAAGGAAGAAGTTGat gagAATGAAAAGGTATTTGAAATCGATGCCAACTTCTTCAAATTCGACGGAATGGACGATGAACTGACGGATCAAATGAGCAAATCCTCGACTGCTGTTGAATCTACTGCtaaag gaATGGCAAAGATGGACATCAACGAGGACTTGTTCGACATTGACGAAGACGTTGAAAACCTCGATTCTGATGAGGATTGA
- the F27D4.8 gene encoding Chromate transporter (Partially confirmed by transcript evidence) has protein sequence MNHIIAAGLLIIVSIASIIPGFPVLIWLQSYFPELPEYYTIDSIAVYSVQAGIIFILGILSMCLYSDIACPLAIKGYAAIFSRM, from the exons ATGAACCATATAATAGCTGCGGGTCTTCTAATCATTGTCTCAATTGCATCAATTATTCCTGGATTTCCTGTGCTCATCTGGCTTCAGAGTTATTTCCCAGAGCTCCCAGAATATTACACAATTGATAGTATTGCTGTCTATAGTGTTCAG gccggAATTATCTTCATCCTCGGAATCCTGTCAATGTGTCTCTACTCGGACATCGCTTGCCCACTTGCCATCAAGGGATATGCtgccattttttccagaatgtga
- the bckd-1B gene encoding 2-oxoisovalerate dehydrogenase subunit beta, mitochondrial (Confirmed by transcript evidence) produces MSSRAVSLFSKCGSRISQTRGKAHFTFQPSTTLPAGLENLEKTKMNLMQSVNEAMRIAMETDDSAVLFGEDVAFGGVFRCSLDLQKKFGKDRVFNTPLCEQGIAGFGIGVAAAGATAIAEIQFGDYIFPAYDQLVNEAAKFRYRSGNQFDCGKLTVRTTWGAVGHGALYHSQSPEANFTHTPGLKLVVPRGPVQAKGLLLSCIRDPNPCIFFEPKILYRLASEDVPTGDYTIPLGQAETVRSGKDLTLVAWGTQVHVALEAAQLAKEKLNADVEVIDLQTIQPWDEDHVVESVQKTGRLIVTHEAPISSGFGAEIASTVQKRCFLNLESPIDRVAGFDTPFPHVHEPFYLPTVHRVFDAIKKSVNY; encoded by the exons ATGAGTTCCCGAGCCGTAAGCCTCTTCTCAAAATGTGGATCCAGAATCTCCCAAACTCGAGGAAAAGCTCACTTCACGTTTCAACCATCAACCACACTTCCAGCAGGacttgaaaatcttgaaaagactaaaatgaatttgatGCAGTCTGTTAATGAAGCGATGAGAATTGCAATGGAAACAGATGATTCTGCTGTTCTTTTTGGTGAAGATGTTGCTTTTGGTGGTGTCTTCAGATGTAGTTTGGATCTTCAAAAGAAGTTCGGAAAAGATCGAGTCTTCAATACTCCACTTTGTGAGCAGGGAATTGCTGGATTCGGAATTGgagtcgcagcggctggagcAACTGCCATTGCTGAGATTCAGTTTGGTGATTACATCTTCCCAGCTTATGATCAG cTTGTCAACGAGGCAGCCAAGTTCAGATACCGTTCGGGAAATCAATTTGACTGTGGAAAACTGACTGTAAGAACAACATGGGGAGCCGTAGGACATGGAGCTCTATACCATTCACAGAGTCCTGAAGCTAACTTCACCCATACCCCAGGATTAAAGCTTGTTGTTCCACGTGGGCCAGTTCAAGCCAAAGGACTTCTTCTGTCGTGCATTCGTGATCCGAATCCATGTATTTTCTTCGAACCAAAGATTCTTTATCGATTGGCTTCTGAAGATGTTCCAACTGGAGATTACACAATTCCACTGGGACAAGCTGAAACTGTTCGTTCTGGAAAAGATTTGACACTTGTTGCCTGGGGAACACAGGTTCATGTTGCTCTTGAAGCAGCTCAATTGGCCAAGGAGAAGCTCAATGCAGATGTTGAAGTTATTGATCTTCAGACGATTCAACCTTGGGACGAGGATCATGTAGTAGAG agtgTTCAAAAAACTGGTCGACTCATTGTCACTCATGAAGCTCCGATTTCTTCTGGTTTTGGAGCTGAAATTGCTTCTACTGTTCAg AAACGTTGCTTCCTGAACCTTGAATCTCCAATAGATCGTGTTGCTGGATTCGATACACCATTCCCACACGTTCACGAACCATTCTACCTGCCAACTGTTCATCGAGTTTTCGACGCAATCAAGAAGAGTGTTAACTATTAG
- the F27D4.6 gene encoding C2H2-type domain-containing protein (Confirmed by transcript evidence) has product MATKDTIFKYQDGYILVEDLEEWLALGLITEKDRVWLYHNERAISFAISTLIIINGREHPFQSVQRFFECNQSSSDSDSEYSDVTIQSTSVTPLKDRVKIRTKFTTIPLLCSYLKEDKKILLQSDIALLLDLFSKLDKKAFQLKNNYLPRFCAQAERPNICNVCNNQAPSTIHRYVKHVISEKHLKNLTGVSPQEFNFWVNILTLETKKQPNILAIVTQMNSPPIPLIDFKVESALVKENERSTKIEELRVIYEKLTKEERVEKMTLVRHLDKEKTISCTACSVTIKSFQEVMDHILLTDHVKYLVNFGFSEKALLWWKKRFETEQEQLKVQVPKVDEKPTESSIPTKTSNVTSQLNKPSPSPHTQRVPLLSPLASATRSSQKMFIDTLRSIDVKLKKLEEENSVIKGMIVDWKCEFCSTKQKPLEFSTEFDAIRHVISSQKHKEYMKFTAPIHDLNFWYNWIADLNRVKTVQTVNLTPKNSRTEQSHKFLKKPENMIIPASKYNNYLQGKYAFEFDYKENRSEVFSVKCFTTIQIFIPVLQKLTLQTFSLKKMQEKAPLLDQLVSGIAVVKGKEFNDKINELLTLIKSKSSEEKAKNTRVNWKCTFCVNLHSNQIRMGNMSSAIRHIFSFDHRQNMGCVASSSDLNFWKSFLTVAVTKEIPVITPQVQNTTSSPIAQNVKKNEDRIAMLDKLPNGAKTVTKEKFNEILDRSLKLFRQGGNETVNAKKKVTWKCSFCSTPTRIVSMSLLGNTFLHIASEKHREKMVYKASISDLDHWRKWVEEVTPRNWKPKTPEPTKSSNVSEVSKEKVATPKKDSTHQKSATPTPYNNPRFPLLDVPRSLNNRLSKEEYMKQYNSICEKLKSLNSGTATNQKVNCFCYYCPNSIEFKSIWEVVQHVFNGVHMKNINYIGTSADFLYYEELIKQITPPKVRAPVPFPTTMKPEVKRTPVSVVSPVQPSQPVPKAEIRPQPSITMSFPIRPVVKDCDFPLFTSTAPFVRTIVARGPTNVQIEFISRMSTMYMGRPLFDTPTICKYCKIHLSGMTSVTVAKHAFSVMHITMMKQCGDRIQFSDYEWWIRLLEEEFHIKYNRGSFLIEYHLGFTPVESSSLAYPRFQEFTSAEKALISTFDESKMTSEATDKFNLLETLGGCCYCKKWCFTPVEALYHFLSQEHFTEVRKRHPVMKSEVDKVLNCIAHYQVQSSSRCTIM; this is encoded by the exons ATGGCAACAAAAGACACAATATTCAAATATCAGGATGG atatatCCTTGTCGAAGATCTTGAGGAGTGGCTTGCCCTAGGATTAATCACTGAGAAGGATCGAGTTTGGTTATATCACAATGAACGAGCTATTTCTTTTGCAATCA gtaCACTTATTATAATCAATGGAAGAGAACATCCATTTCAAAGTGTTCAACGGTTTTTCGAATGTAATCAAAGTTCTTCCGATAGCGATTCTGAATACAGTGACGTCACCATACAATCAACTTCTGTGACACCGCTAAAGGATCGTGTTAAAATCAGAA ctaaaTTCACCACAATTCCTCTGCTGTGTTCATATTTGAAAGAAGATAAGAAGATATTGTTACAATCAGATATTGCTTTACTTTTGgatttattctcaaaattagATAAGAAAGcatttcagcttaaaaataattatttaccAAGATTTTGTGCTCAGGCTGAACGACcg AATATATGCAATGTGTGTAACAACCAAGCTCCGAGTACAATTCATCGTTACGTTAAGCATGTTATATCTGAAAAgcatctcaaaaatttgacgggTGTTTCACCACAAGAATTTAATTTCTGGGTGAATATTCTCACTCTGGAGACCAAGAAACAACCGAATATTCTGGCAATTGTGACACAAATGa ATTCACCTCCGATTCCACTAATTGATTTCAAAGTTGAATCTGCTCTTGTGAAAG AAAACGAGAGAAGTaccaaaattgaagaattgcgagtcatttatgaaaaattgacaaaagaGGAACGAGTCGAAAAGATGACTCTCGTCAGACATTTGGATaaggaaaaaacaatttcttgtACTGCATGTTCAGTTActattaaaagttttcaagaagttatGGATCATATTTTACTAACGGATCATGTCAAATAT CTGGTCAACTTCGGGTTCTCAGAAAAAGCTTTACTTTGGTGGAAGAAACGGTTTGAAACTGAACAGGAGCAATTAAAAGTTCAAGTTCCAAAAGTTGATGAGAAGCCTACAGAATCATCAATTCCAACCAAAACTTCAAATGTAACTTCTCAGTTGAATAAACCTTCTCCATCTCCTCACACTCAACGTGTTCCATTACTAAGTCCACTTGCTTCTGCAACCAGGTCATCAC aaaaaatgttcatagaCACACTTCGAAGTATTGAtgtgaaacttaaaaaacttgaagaagaAAACTCAGTGATCAAAGGAATG attgtTGACTGGAAATGCGAATTCTGCAGCACAAAACAGAAACCATTGGAGTTCTCCACAGAATTCGATGCCATCCGACATGTTATTTCAAGTCAGAAACATAAGGAATAT ATGAAGTTCACTGCACCAATTCACGATCTAAATTTCTGGTATAACTGGATTGCTGACTTGAATCGCGTGAAAACTGTGCAAACTGTTAATCTAACACCAAAGAATTCAAGAACAGAACAATCAcacaaattcttgaaaaaacccgaaaacaTGATTATTCCTGCAAGTAAGTACAACAATTACTTACAAGGGAAGTATGCATTTGAATTCGACTACAAGGAAAATCGATCTGAAGTTTTTTCTGTGAAGTGTTTTACTactattcagatttttattcCAGTGCTCCAAAAGTTGACTTTACAGACgttctcattaaaaaaaatgcaggaaaa AGCTCCATTACTTGACCAATTAGTTTCTGGCATTGCAGTTGTAAAAG gTAAAGAATTCAACgacaaaataaatgaattattGACCCTgattaaatcaaaaagttccgaggaaaaagccaaaaatacg CGAGTAAACTGGAAATGTACATTTTGTGTGAATTTGCATTCAAATCAAATTCGTATGGGTAACATGAGTAGTGCAATTCgacatattttttcttttgatcaTCGACAAAAT atggGTTGTGTTGCTTCTTCGTctgatctcaatttttggaaatcatttttaacaGTTGCGGTTACAAAAGAAATACCGGTGATCACTCCGCAAGTACAAAACACTACAAGTTCTCCAATTGcacaaaatgttaaaaaaa aCGAAGATCGTATCGCAATGCTTGATAAACTACCGAATGGAGCGAAAACAGTCACGA AAGAAAAGTTCAACGAGATACTTGATCGATCCTTGAAATTATTCCGACAAGGAGGCAACGAAACGGTCAACGCCAAGAAA aaaGTGACGTGGAAATGCTCATTCTGCTCAACTCCAACAAGAATTGTATCTATGTCATTATTGGGAAACACATTTCTTCATATTGCATCGGAGAAACACAGggaaaag ATGGTATACAAAGCTTCAATCTCTGATCTTGATCACTGGAGAAAATGGGTGGAAGAGGTTACTCCCAGAAATT ggAAACCAAAGACACCGGAGCCGACCA aaagttcaaaTGTCTCAGAAGTGTCAAAGGAGAAGGTAGCAACACCAAAAAAAGATtcca CTCATCAGAAATCAGCAACACCCACTCCTTATA ATAATCCTCGTTTTCCGCTTCTCGATGTCCCTCGCAGCCTTAACAATAGGCTTTCAAAAGAAGAATACATGAAACAATATAACTCgatttgtgaaaaactgaaatcatTGAATTCTGGAACAGCAACAAATCAGAAAGTTAACTGTTTTTGCTATTACTGCCCAAATTCAATTGAGTTTAAATCTATTTGGGAAGTGGTACAACACGTATTCAACGGAGTTCATATGAAAAAT ATCAACTACATTGGAACTTCTGCTGACTTCCTATATTACGAAGAACTAATCAAACAGATTACTCCACCAAAAGTACGAGCTCCCGTGCCATTTCCGACAACAATGAAGCCAGAAGTTAAGAGAACTC CAGTTTCAGTAGTTAGTCCTGTACAACCTTCTCAACCTGTACCAAAAGCGGAAATTCGTCCACAACCGTCCATTACAATGTCTTTTCCAATAAGACCAGTTGTTAAAGATTGTGATTTTCCACTCTTTACATCAACAGCTCCATTCGTACGTACAATTGTCGCTCGAGGACCGacaaatgttcaaattgaaTTCATTTCCAGAATGTCAACTATGTATATGGGAAGACCACTTTTTGATACGCCA ACAATATGTAAGTACTGCAAAATACATTTATCAGGAATGACAAGTGTAACGGTGGCAAAACACGCATTTTCTGTGATGCATATAACAATG ATGAAACAATGTGGTGACCGAATACAATTCAGTGATTATGAATGGTGGATTAGATTACTTGAGGAGGAATTTCATATAAAGTACAACAGAGGCTCATTTCTAATTGAGTACCATCTTGGTTTCACTCCAGTTGAATCTTCATCTTTAG CGTATCCGAGATTCCAAGAATTCACAAGTGCAGAAAAAGCATTAATTTCTACGTTTGATGAGAGCAAAATGACATCAGAAGCAACTGACAAATTTAATCTTCTGGAAACG cttggTGGATGCTGCTACTGTAAGAAATGGTGTTTTACTCCAGTAGAAGCACTATATCATTTTCTATCACAAGAACATTTTACAGAG gttcGGAAGCGTCATCCAGTCATGAAAAGTGAAGTAGACAAGGTTTTAAACTGTATTGCACACTACCAAGTGCAAAGTTCCTCACG ATGCACAATCATGTAG
- the F27D4.6 gene encoding C2H2-type domain-containing protein (Partially confirmed by transcript evidence), whose amino-acid sequence MATKDTIFKYQDGYILVEDLEEWLALGLITEKDRVWLYHNERAISFAISTLIIINGREHPFQSVQRFFECNQSSSDSDSEYSDVTIQSTSVTPLKDRVKIRTKFTTIPLLCSYLKEDKKILLQSDIALLLDLFSKLDKKAFQLKNNYLPRFCAQAERPNICNVCNNQAPSTIHRYVKHVISEKHLKNLTGVSPQEFNFWVNILTLETKKQPNILAIVTQMNSPPIPLIDFKVESALVKENERSTKIEELRVIYEKLTKEERVEKMTLVRHLDKEKTISCTACSVTIKSFQEVMDHILLTDHVKYLVNFGFSEKALLWWKKRFETEQEQLKVQVPKVDEKPTESSIPTKTSNVTSQLNKPSPSPHTQRVPLLSPLASATRSSQKMFIDTLRSIDVKLKKLEEENSVIKGMIVDWKCEFCSTKQKPLEFSTEFDAIRHVISSQKHKEYMKFTAPIHDLNFWYNWIADLNRVKTVQTVNLTPKNSRTEQSHKFLKKPENMIIPASKYNNYLQGKYAFEFDYKENRSEVFSVKCFTTIQIFIPVLQKLTLQTFSLKKMQEKAPLLDQLVSGIAVVKGKEFNDKINELLTLIKSKSSEEKAKNTRVNWKCTFCVNLHSNQIRMGNMSSAIRHIFSFDHRQNMGCVASSSDLNFWKSFLTVAVTKEIPVITPQVQNTTSSPIAQNVKKNEDRIAMLDKLPNGAKTVTKEKFNEILDRSLKLFRQGGNETVNAKKKVTWKCSFCSTPTRIVSMSLLGNTFLHIASEKHREKMVYKASISDLDHWRKWVEEVTPRNWKPKTPEPTKSSNVSEVSKEKVATPKKDSTHQKSATPTPYNNPRFPLLDVPRSLNNRLSKEEYMKQYNSICEKLKSLNSGTATNQKVNCFCYYCPNSIEFKSIWEVVQHVFNGVHMKNINYIGTSADFLYYEELIKQITPPKVRAPVPFPTTMKPEVKRTPVSVVSPVQPSQPVPKAEIRPQPSITMSFPIRPVVKDCDFPLFTSTAPFNVNYVYGKTTF is encoded by the exons ATGGCAACAAAAGACACAATATTCAAATATCAGGATGG atatatCCTTGTCGAAGATCTTGAGGAGTGGCTTGCCCTAGGATTAATCACTGAGAAGGATCGAGTTTGGTTATATCACAATGAACGAGCTATTTCTTTTGCAATCA gtaCACTTATTATAATCAATGGAAGAGAACATCCATTTCAAAGTGTTCAACGGTTTTTCGAATGTAATCAAAGTTCTTCCGATAGCGATTCTGAATACAGTGACGTCACCATACAATCAACTTCTGTGACACCGCTAAAGGATCGTGTTAAAATCAGAA ctaaaTTCACCACAATTCCTCTGCTGTGTTCATATTTGAAAGAAGATAAGAAGATATTGTTACAATCAGATATTGCTTTACTTTTGgatttattctcaaaattagATAAGAAAGcatttcagcttaaaaataattatttaccAAGATTTTGTGCTCAGGCTGAACGACcg AATATATGCAATGTGTGTAACAACCAAGCTCCGAGTACAATTCATCGTTACGTTAAGCATGTTATATCTGAAAAgcatctcaaaaatttgacgggTGTTTCACCACAAGAATTTAATTTCTGGGTGAATATTCTCACTCTGGAGACCAAGAAACAACCGAATATTCTGGCAATTGTGACACAAATGa ATTCACCTCCGATTCCACTAATTGATTTCAAAGTTGAATCTGCTCTTGTGAAAG AAAACGAGAGAAGTaccaaaattgaagaattgcgagtcatttatgaaaaattgacaaaagaGGAACGAGTCGAAAAGATGACTCTCGTCAGACATTTGGATaaggaaaaaacaatttcttgtACTGCATGTTCAGTTActattaaaagttttcaagaagttatGGATCATATTTTACTAACGGATCATGTCAAATAT CTGGTCAACTTCGGGTTCTCAGAAAAAGCTTTACTTTGGTGGAAGAAACGGTTTGAAACTGAACAGGAGCAATTAAAAGTTCAAGTTCCAAAAGTTGATGAGAAGCCTACAGAATCATCAATTCCAACCAAAACTTCAAATGTAACTTCTCAGTTGAATAAACCTTCTCCATCTCCTCACACTCAACGTGTTCCATTACTAAGTCCACTTGCTTCTGCAACCAGGTCATCAC aaaaaatgttcatagaCACACTTCGAAGTATTGAtgtgaaacttaaaaaacttgaagaagaAAACTCAGTGATCAAAGGAATG attgtTGACTGGAAATGCGAATTCTGCAGCACAAAACAGAAACCATTGGAGTTCTCCACAGAATTCGATGCCATCCGACATGTTATTTCAAGTCAGAAACATAAGGAATAT ATGAAGTTCACTGCACCAATTCACGATCTAAATTTCTGGTATAACTGGATTGCTGACTTGAATCGCGTGAAAACTGTGCAAACTGTTAATCTAACACCAAAGAATTCAAGAACAGAACAATCAcacaaattcttgaaaaaacccgaaaacaTGATTATTCCTGCAAGTAAGTACAACAATTACTTACAAGGGAAGTATGCATTTGAATTCGACTACAAGGAAAATCGATCTGAAGTTTTTTCTGTGAAGTGTTTTACTactattcagatttttattcCAGTGCTCCAAAAGTTGACTTTACAGACgttctcattaaaaaaaatgcaggaaaa AGCTCCATTACTTGACCAATTAGTTTCTGGCATTGCAGTTGTAAAAG gTAAAGAATTCAACgacaaaataaatgaattattGACCCTgattaaatcaaaaagttccgaggaaaaagccaaaaatacg CGAGTAAACTGGAAATGTACATTTTGTGTGAATTTGCATTCAAATCAAATTCGTATGGGTAACATGAGTAGTGCAATTCgacatattttttcttttgatcaTCGACAAAAT atggGTTGTGTTGCTTCTTCGTctgatctcaatttttggaaatcatttttaacaGTTGCGGTTACAAAAGAAATACCGGTGATCACTCCGCAAGTACAAAACACTACAAGTTCTCCAATTGcacaaaatgttaaaaaaa aCGAAGATCGTATCGCAATGCTTGATAAACTACCGAATGGAGCGAAAACAGTCACGA AAGAAAAGTTCAACGAGATACTTGATCGATCCTTGAAATTATTCCGACAAGGAGGCAACGAAACGGTCAACGCCAAGAAA aaaGTGACGTGGAAATGCTCATTCTGCTCAACTCCAACAAGAATTGTATCTATGTCATTATTGGGAAACACATTTCTTCATATTGCATCGGAGAAACACAGggaaaag ATGGTATACAAAGCTTCAATCTCTGATCTTGATCACTGGAGAAAATGGGTGGAAGAGGTTACTCCCAGAAATT ggAAACCAAAGACACCGGAGCCGACCA aaagttcaaaTGTCTCAGAAGTGTCAAAGGAGAAGGTAGCAACACCAAAAAAAGATtcca CTCATCAGAAATCAGCAACACCCACTCCTTATA ATAATCCTCGTTTTCCGCTTCTCGATGTCCCTCGCAGCCTTAACAATAGGCTTTCAAAAGAAGAATACATGAAACAATATAACTCgatttgtgaaaaactgaaatcatTGAATTCTGGAACAGCAACAAATCAGAAAGTTAACTGTTTTTGCTATTACTGCCCAAATTCAATTGAGTTTAAATCTATTTGGGAAGTGGTACAACACGTATTCAACGGAGTTCATATGAAAAAT ATCAACTACATTGGAACTTCTGCTGACTTCCTATATTACGAAGAACTAATCAAACAGATTACTCCACCAAAAGTACGAGCTCCCGTGCCATTTCCGACAACAATGAAGCCAGAAGTTAAGAGAACTC CAGTTTCAGTAGTTAGTCCTGTACAACCTTCTCAACCTGTACCAAAAGCGGAAATTCGTCCACAACCGTCCATTACAATGTCTTTTCCAATAAGACCAGTTGTTAAAGATTGTGATTTTCCACTCTTTACATCAACAGCTCCATTC AATGTCAACTATGTATATGGGAAGACCACTTTTTGA
- the F27D4.4 gene encoding Zinc finger CCCH domain-containing protein 15 homolog (Confirmed by transcript evidence): protein MAKMDINEDLFDIDEDVENLDSDED, encoded by the coding sequence ATGGCAAAGATGGACATCAACGAGGACTTGTTCGACATTGACGAAGACGTTGAAAACCTCGATTCTGATGAGGATTGA